The genomic interval AGGCAGTAGATtgagttttattaaaattaactcCTCCGATTACATATAACGAATCTCCGACCACTACAGGTTTTGAAGCTGCTCTTTTTTCTAACATGTTAGGAAAGTCTGTAACTTTATTTGTAGTTAGATCTATAGACAATacctacacacacatatgtagaaaacaaatgtataagtaatattaattagtattttaaaaaatattttcatgtttgATTTTATTCATAGTATTTTGGCATTTATGcgagaataaactgaaagtgaacgTAAGCAAGActaagatgatgtggatgaataataaaagcgTTGTAATtgatgtgattatggatgggagagtggtagaagAAGTAGataatatttaagtatttaggcatttatttggattgtaaattaagttttaaattaaggtgcacgcagattatgttattaaaaaaatggcaaaaaaagttggtgtactttgaaatttattaagtataaaaagtaaaatattaatatataattgcgctcaatctatttagtggattgtgtattgataaactgcagaaagtgtagaatagagcaatgcgtgcaatttttaatgtgaggaaacgtaagaatgttagatgaattgaaatggttggatattagctTTAGGAATTGACagaaacagaccattgtggtgctgtttagaataaaataaattagaaatagCCTagaattaagcactttaaaatgtgtatataaactaGCTAAGAatttattacccaaatattttaataatcatatagttaggaaaagagatatacataattataaaactagaattaggaataaattaataataggtagagttaagaaagcaaaaactacAGGAGGTGTTTTctacagaggtgttcaaatagtCAAAACAGGACACTgtctttttttgaaaattgattGGAATTAATCAATCGATCGGGATTAAAATATAACGgtatgataattattttgaaacttCTTACTTAAAAACACACTAAAATTttctgaataaataaataaatattatgtactatGTGAATTTTCCGTCTGCACTTaaagtacatgtgtacatatgtacatacatatatcgatgtaGGTATTTCgaaactaaataaaaatcaataatcgataatacatacaaatgtgtgtATGCTGCTGCAGCTTAGGGCTGATAAATATTACTTTTACAtgtcttcattttttttcatttgaaaggaGGAAACTACTGACCTTACCTTATTAAATCCTTGTTCATTGTTAACTCCACCGAATATTATTAGTTCATTATTAAATACGgcagaagaaaataatatatattccaGTCCGGTTGAAGTGATATGGGACCAAGTATTTGTCTCTACATCGTAAGCTTCAATCTTGGCATggaactgaaaataaaaaaaattcgttcagGAAAACCCAGGTTTTTTCAGGGACATTTGCCATGTTACAACTGGCACTTACTGATTCTACTGAAACGACTAAAATTGCTAAATCATCGTCCTTCTGAACTCCTCTACTGGGTGTTTTTACCCCATTCTGTTTGCTTTCTTGATTCGAGTTCAATTTATTACATAACCGCGTATGTTCTTCAGTCAGCCTGTTACACTCGGGACTAATGTTTATCATTACATACTGAAAGGAATCAAAGACAACTGGTgaatcaatacaatcaatatatgtatatatgtatacaaacatcgattgtcaatatttatttatttatattatgtatatactgaGTCTGAGAGTTGATCCAATCGAATGTATTTGAGAAGTTCTCCAAAGGTATTTTTTCGCTTTTCGAAATTGTGTTTGGTCCATTTATCCAGTCCTTCAAAAACTTTTCTTTCACTGGTAGCGTTCAAAAAATCTGACGAAATTAATTCCGAAATATGGGTTTCATTCAGTTGTACCCATAGACTTTGTGTAGACaactgtaattttttaaaattaaaaacacagcCTAGGACTTGATGACGAGTAAAATCATTGACTTGCCGTATCAAAATTATCCTCGATGTACATAATGACTTGATTTGTCAGCATCGAATCGTTTGATTCTGAAAATTTTTCCAATATTGATATGTACGATGACTCATTCGTTTGACTTTCGAGTAATTTAACACAAGTGTCATAGATTTTagttgattgtaatttttgggATATTTCTATTATCTCAGGATACTGATAGACTTTCCAATCTGAAATGGAAGATGTATATTTAAGTGGTGTTGTATTTAGGTACGTACATTTGCCCATTGTATATAAGATACTCACAACTTGTTTCTAATGAATTCATGAAGTTAATTACGGCTTGGACCGTTTCATTTCTGAAATTTTCCAACTCCTTCACAAAAGCAGTTTCGGGAgtagaattgaaaatatttcgtaTAAATGGGCTTACATCTGAAACTCTTTTGCTATTTACCGGATatctgaaatatatatttattggcacagatgtttttttttttagaagggCAATTTATGATTTACAATTTTTagttatgaataaattaatatacggAAGCGAAGGGCAAATAGTTTGAGCCTTCCAAGAAAATAGCGCCAGTTTCAAATTAGTGAGCGCAATTAAAACACGTCACGTTTACAAAGagttatgtacataaacatttaAACTTAATGATAAAAAGTATTGATTtagtattttgtataaattgagTAGATAGTTTATACGACATATAACCTGTCTGTTCTGACAACTACATGGGCATCACATTTCCATTTGGCCAAGCAGCCtgaaacattgtaaatttttcATGCAATCCTATTGTGTATTAACTTAAAaatcatatacctacatatgtatgtataaactatatgtatgtatattaaatatagccatattataaataaattgaaatcgaTACTAACTGAAAACACATCGTGGAATCTGTCCGTCCCAAGTGCCGTTCACACAATTGATGGGATTCAAAGAATTGAGACTTGACAGTTCGTATTCTGGGATACAAGTTGGGTACACTACTGATTGCGTCACCATGGGATCGGAACACTTTGTGATTAGACTTCGATAGTGACATGTGATCTGAAGAGTTGGCTCGTTGATGTTTGGGCACGTatcttcaaaataaattacaccatTATCAAAACACAATTACGCATAGGAGTTTGTGTTTTGGTTTTCACTCACTTAATTCTTCACTGTCGCAGCATACTTTTATGTTGTCTTCAATTTGACCACAATACAAAGATTTGATAAATTCAATATCCTTTTCTAATCCTAgattttgcttttttattgACGCTGCAGGTGGGCAATCGTCGTCTAGTATGCATAATCCGGGTTTGTTTTCAGGTGTCGTGCAATGAAATTCtgaaacgattttattttaacagTATGTACTTAGTTATATTGACTTTAATTAGTTATACGAGTAATACTCACTCGTGGAATCTACCACGGCAAAGGTGGTGATGAATATTGTGAGAAAACGGTACATTTCTACGTTGAATTTTAAGCTTGGCTAACGTAACTGACAActgtatatgttcatacatatgtgtatatatatatatatatatatatatatatttatatataatgtacaatTAGGTTACGCTTCGTATTATTACCAGCATTATCAGTAGTATTCtgtaacacaaaaaaaattactatctATGATGTCTAGGTTaaaggttaaaaataatataaacattgttttttgaaatgaaatgaaattttattacctCGTTTgctatacgttttttttttgtttttttcgtttgggataaaatttattactattcattacaaaattaaattttaatattgaattcaGTATTGGATAATTCCTTCAAATCATTGTGACAAACccgtatttttttatcatctgTTTTTTTTCACGGCTGTGGAGTCAggtcaaaatttaccgactctgactccgggtatattttatgattcgaattcgactccgactccaaatatacatttttgacttttaaaattcactagacaattaattataagtattttaaaacaataaaaaatcacaatcaattgaaaaaaacatctgaatattgatttcaatactcacgtTGAGCACAACAAAACTAGATTGTGAGTTAAAGATTGCAAAAACCAAaatactgtaaaaatcgcgcatttttttaagcgctcatatctcgtaaatgaGAGCAAAACAagaaaaatcatcatcatattcgaattcaatgagtcaaatttagtaaagattggcttgtctccgctctggtaactccaaaacgtgattttttgttgctcagtgttattatcgATAATAACTCCAATACGTATACGATAAATCCAATATTTGTCTGACATATGTCccatcagtttttttttataaaaaccttAGAAGAAGCTTATATAAAACGAGCTCCTAAACCTTCCAAAACCCAATCCTCCAGTACTacatatacaacatatgtacatattatatattgattatataacTAGCAGGGCAATAGAACAGATGGTCCAATTGTAAGTTTTGGTCTGCAAGTTGATGACGGGATAATGTCTTTCGAGTAATGCTTCAATACTGTTTCAATTGCACTTTGCTCAGATGGGGGGAGCTCAGTTAATTCGAGATCCGGATTACGTATCCGGAATTGATATGACGTTGCGCCACTGCCAATAATAATACAGGGTCGACGGGAAGTTTGGCTGCACCGTTTCCGACTTGACCGGATTACTTCGCTCAAGTGTTTGAAAGCTTTGCAGAATCGGTATTGATTAGTTAAGTAGGTACCAATGATGACACTAGAGTGAaagcatttttttctttcaaatttaaaagATAAGCTGCTGCATTGCAAATCTTATGACTTTTTTCGACAAGCGATgtacccacatatgtacattcataaatgtagccagcagcatagctcggtcgttaagcttctgcttagcgtcgagaggtgccaggttcgatcccatgagctaacctcgattgaaaagaatttttctgagtacatatatctgtagtgctgctggtcagacctggatatttgtgactccaggtcgatcgtttcctatcagagtttgcttattttctctgatttcatttttgaaacggttcccggtaaaattggtttaatatccttcctacctactatgtcaccactatttgagattgattattattgatttatataattgtctttggccaggaaggtgcattgggtttacctgttaggccttcttggtgtaaattaaatgaaaaaataaaaaaataaaaaataaaattaatgtacaataaaatttacgtacaattcatagatgtctcgttactttgcaattttttcagtgtctcgtaattcagcgacttgtatagtaaaaaaaatgctgcaatgtttgtaattggccaggaaggcgcattggggttacctgtaaggccttcctggtatatatgtaaaaaaaaaaaaaaataaaaataaaatcgatatacatacattctaagcccgctttaaaggtcaaggaatttgacccttaaagccctcaacatgaggctaccacccccccaacgaatacagtctaagagaccttTTCGTCAGAGAACGAggcggttgttcatgaatatcgcacaagaacaaccgcacatcactgttctaataaaaaaaaaaccacactgtacataaccaagtacaaaataaacaacaacgcatgaacacataaagcgcgcatgcgttaggatacaatacctgaaatgtgccgtgcgaatgcacgcacacttcaagtaaacatacatgtatgtatttttatacgtgcataaacacgcacacacacacacacacacaccaacacacacgaatatttattacttttttacaattttgccatagtgacattacagataagCTTGAGGTCGTCACTACAGCTAATTTATTACAgtacattgaaaactcataattaacgagacatctaaatacataattattacataaatatgaacacatgtaaatcgaaacaatacctgacatctacggtcagatattaaaaaaatcagatattacaaacctatatagaaaaatctctaaataataatattcataattacgattttaccgatgcgaaagtttgaagtgccattgtgcagtcaaggaaatgtgttcgttggtaaccacgttaccagttggtttatgacgacacggctttgaagagacacgatttgagctccaaccatcacttgaaaagggaacgggaattgtatgccttattctggcattgcaacgcatgttgggttcagctagttattaataaaattaaactggattcattatgttcgttcgtatatgccgtatttacgatagcttagatgattgtcctgacctctttagagactcttttagtatttttaggacaaaggtgaagaaaataatatgtggttgatttgcttcttcacccttatagtctttctttttcttttttactttatctgtatctttttctttatctgtttcttttctttttttttaaatcttgatgtttttgtaattttacttttttatatcaccatgtggtgctcactgtaaatggaatattatatttttatttatgtttattattattttttgtctcattatacaactttctttttatattttattctgtatgtgtgcctatttaaataaaataaaataaaattaatgttaacTTGACTCAAGTGAACTTAGAGGAAGTGCTTTGAAATGATATTCTCTCTTTCCGTTAAAAAAATCTCACTTTTCAATGTCGATCCCGATTGTGTTATTCGATGTTATTCGATACCGATTGTGTTGATTGATTGTGTTAAGTTGACAAGTAATTTGCCACCAGTGAAACAGAACGTTAGTAGACAACgataatgtatataattttcattatcaTTCTAGCTTTTTGTGAAAACCCTGTTAGTCGAACTAGCTCGTTCTCGATTGATTAACCGTCATGACGTTTGACTCCGTTCTCAATCTTTTGTTCTCGAGAGCCCCCACATAGCATCATAAAAATGAGTATATTGGAGGCGGGCGAAATTGGCCGAGCTGTAATGGTCCGCAAGAAAGTTTTTCGATGTGCCGCTTCAAAGAGGTTTATAAACATGCAAATAGTTTAGAAAGCACCGACCAAGCCCCTCCCCAAACCCCCCCCTGCCTTCCTCTCAACCCATCAAACCGTTAGGGATTTGATGTGGGTGTGAATATTGCGGCTACGTAATCGCAAATACCAACGAATCCGGCACCAACTATATTTGTATACCAACTGTACAGCATGACACAAGAAAActtatgaatttataatacaaaaatttaattgacTCGATTATTTTCATTATGTTATATCTATGACCACCTATgagtgtatatttaattatgtttgtataataattatattcataggtgctactttagtatgcggtctaccctAGCATGCAAtatacctttgaatcgcagtcgacaattttttttatttgtatcgtagtaacgacctgtttattataatttttgtttctttCCTGCCGCCTCATAATGCTGTCGaatcatttctatcaaaatatcgtcagcagcgaataaaataccgaccctaataagctaatcttaaatgaacagGGTCAAccctaagatatgtttttttttagttttatttcatcaatattttcacacaaaGAAACATATCTTAACAGCCAACTCCTATTTAATtaagtcaggttaggttaggttaagttagggttggccctattcattttaGATTAGgctgttagggtcggtattattcagtctcactgtcacacgcgagaactgagacagtgagaccacctattaaagtaaaaacgtgaaggtagatcgcatactaaagtagatatgtgaaggtagaccacATACTAAAATGGCACCCATTTTTACATGTACTATACTGTAATTGGGTAACTTAGTGAATGTGcatattattttcaatgcaattataaattcattagtgggattataatttcactgtctCATATATGCAACCTAATGCTATAatgatataacaataaaattccAAATTAACCTCTCAATgccagtgaatttgtaatttgaattactaccaaccct from Arctopsyche grandis isolate Sample6627 chromosome 9, ASM5162203v2, whole genome shotgun sequence carries:
- the LOC143916474 gene encoding kelch-like protein 25, which gives rise to MYRFLTIFITTFAVVDSTKFHCTTPENKPGLCILDDDCPPAASIKKQNLGLEKDIEFIKSLYCGQIEDNIKVCCDSEELNTCPNINEPTLQITCHYRSLITKCSDPMVTQSVVYPTCIPEYELSSLNSLNPINCVNGTWDGQIPRCVFSCLAKWKCDAHVVVRTDRYPVNSKRVSDVSPFIRNIFNSTPETAFVKELENFRNETVQAVINFMNSLETSYWKVYQYPEIIEISQKLQSTKIYDTCVKLLESQTNESSYISILEKFSESNDSMLTNQVIMYIEDNFDTLSTQSLWVQLNETHISELISSDFLNATSERKVFEGLDKWTKHNFEKRKNTFGELLKYIRLDQLSDSYVMINISPECNRLTEEHTRLCNKLNSNQESKQNGVKTPSRGVQKDDDLAILVVSVESFHAKIEAYDVETNTWSHITSTGLEYILFSSAVFNNELIIFGGVNNEQGFNKVLSIDLTTNKVTDFPNMLEKRAASKPVVVGDSLYVIGGVNFNKTQSTAFERYDSSSKTWSLKAPLPKSLVGFSAELWHESIYIIGGSNDGTYSKSIYIYNTITNRWSIGSESMTFARVHAGSAIVRGELYVIGGHNGTSVTPMVEKFNLKTRKWKRVADLPSPYETVYAVGHGFKIIVISGHKLFEYHTRTDLWKRLKGMDSTYFYRSMFSLPKKLIVP